A window of Vigna unguiculata cultivar IT97K-499-35 chromosome 4, ASM411807v1, whole genome shotgun sequence contains these coding sequences:
- the LOC114182106 gene encoding stress-induced protein KIN2-like gives MDSQNTQNLSYKAGEAQGEAQEKTNTMMDKAANAAQSAQESLQEVGNQLQAKAQEAAEAVKNATGMNNNK, from the exons ATGGACTCCCAAAACACCCAAAACTTGAGCTACAAAGCTGGAGAAGCCCAGGGTGAAGCTCAG GAAAAGACCAACACCATGATGGACAAGGCTGCCAATGCTGCTCAATCTGCTCAAGAATCCTTGCAAGAG GTTGGAAACCAATTGCAGGCTAAAGCACAAGAAGCTGCTGAAGCTGTGAAGAACGCAACAGGGATGAACAACAACAAATGA
- the LOC114180453 gene encoding uncharacterized protein LOC114180453: protein MPLTSVKTLNGTNFEDWKESLDLYLAITNMDFSLREAEPSALTPESTIVQRASREKWEHSNRVCLMVMRYTMEKSIRQSIPDNDNAKDFMRSVGEKFKTFDKAQKGQYLSLLEKTKYDGVSGVREHMMKLVHYYNKLKSLKVDLGDSYLVWQVMESLPSQFDVLKTSYNTQKEEWTIDEMIAIISQEEASIKKTKSHSVQFTATNSSTKPVKKGFKGKSRPEKGNTGKAPAVLEPKN, encoded by the exons ATGCCATTGACTTCGGTCAAAACTTTAAATGGGACAAATTTTGAGGACTGGAAAGAATCTTTGGATTTGTATCTAGCAATTACCAACATGGATTTTTCCTTGAGAGAAGCAGAACCTTCAGCTCTTACGCCTGAGTCCACTATTGTCCAGAGAGCTTCTCGTGAAAAATGGGAACACTCGAACAGGGTGTGCCTAATGGTGATGAGATATACCATGGAGAAGTCTATTCGACAGAGCATTCCGGATAATGACAATGCTAAGGATTTTATGAGATCAGTTGGTGAGAAGTTTAAGACTTTTGATAAAGCTCAAAAGGGTCAATATCTGTCACTTCTTGAGAAGACCAAATATGATGGTGTCAGTGGTGTTCGTGAGCATATGATGAAGCTTGTGCACTATTATAACAAACTCAAATCTCTAAAGGTAGATCTTGGTGATAGTTACTTGGTTTGGCAGGTTATGGAATCTCTTCCTTCTCAGTTTGATGTGTTGAAGACTTCTTACAACACTCAAAAGGAGGAATGGACAATTGATGAAATGATAGCTATTATTTCTCAAGAGGAAGCATCGATTAAAAAGACCAAGTCTCATAGTGTGCAGTTTACAGCTACTAATTCAAGCACTAAACCTGTGAAAAAGGGCTTCAAAGGTAAATCTCGTCCTGAAAAAGGGAACACAGGGAAAGCACCAGCGGTTTTGGAGCCTAAGAA CTGA